In Streptomyces sp. NBC_01426, one genomic interval encodes:
- a CDS encoding TetR/AcrR family transcriptional regulator translates to MATTDANTPRERYRAQVRAEITERAWAQIATAGASALSLNAIAKQMGMSGPALYRYFASRDDLITELVRGAYRSLADVLGEASSTGADLAGLAHTLRGWALADPQRYFLVYGTPIPGYRAPADTLTISSEIMTTLLDACTALTPGNTTTPFATYLGDHRNWAAGNPAPPEALHRFLTFWTRLHGVLSLELAGHFAGMDLDPALLFTAELEDLLKPRS, encoded by the coding sequence ATGGCGACGACGGACGCGAACACCCCGCGGGAGCGCTACCGGGCCCAGGTAAGGGCGGAGATCACGGAACGCGCCTGGGCACAGATCGCCACGGCGGGGGCGTCCGCGCTCTCCCTCAACGCGATCGCCAAGCAGATGGGCATGAGCGGACCGGCCCTCTACCGCTACTTCGCCAGTCGCGACGACCTGATCACCGAACTCGTCCGGGGGGCATACCGAAGCCTCGCCGATGTGCTCGGCGAGGCTTCCTCCACCGGTGCCGATCTTGCCGGGCTGGCTCACACGCTGCGCGGCTGGGCTCTGGCGGACCCTCAGCGGTACTTCCTCGTCTACGGCACCCCGATCCCCGGCTACCGGGCACCCGCGGACACCCTGACCATCTCCTCCGAGATCATGACGACCCTGCTCGACGCGTGTACGGCACTCACCCCGGGCAACACCACGACGCCCTTCGCCACTTACCTGGGGGACCACCGGAACTGGGCCGCCGGAAACCCCGCCCCACCCGAGGCCCTCCACCGGTTCCTGACGTTCTGGACCCGCCTGCACGGCGTCCTGTCATTGGAGCTCGCCGGGCATTTCGCGGGCATGGACCTCGACCCGGCCCTGCTCTTCACGGCGGAACTGGAAGACCTGCTGAAACCTCGATCCTGA
- a CDS encoding SRPBCC family protein, protein MSGMRVTGIRTALSTVPLVLGLLGTAAGPAAAVDSHEPRPGKPLTCRGKGVDPSALVRHRSEIVINAPLHTVWKVQTDVERWPHWQTPVETAQRLDHGPFRRGSAFRWTVPVPPNPSTPATSLEITSTVRQIEHGACIRWTGPAIGEGLRIDGVHVWNFTQVKGGVRVSTEETHTGAQVEADVPTATRILREGLEAWLRELKATAEVPAHNRLR, encoded by the coding sequence ATGTCCGGCATGCGCGTCACCGGCATCCGCACCGCCCTCTCCACCGTCCCGCTCGTCCTCGGCCTGCTCGGCACGGCCGCCGGACCTGCCGCAGCGGTCGATTCTCACGAGCCCCGCCCCGGCAAGCCCCTCACCTGCCGCGGAAAGGGTGTCGACCCGAGCGCCCTCGTCCGCCACCGGAGCGAGATCGTGATCAACGCCCCGCTGCACACCGTCTGGAAGGTGCAGACCGACGTGGAGCGCTGGCCGCACTGGCAGACCCCCGTCGAGACCGCGCAACGCCTGGATCACGGCCCGTTCCGCAGGGGGTCGGCCTTCCGGTGGACGGTTCCGGTACCGCCCAACCCGTCGACTCCCGCCACGAGTCTGGAGATCACCTCCACCGTCCGGCAGATCGAGCACGGCGCCTGCATCCGCTGGACCGGCCCCGCGATCGGCGAAGGCCTTCGTATCGACGGCGTCCACGTGTGGAACTTCACCCAGGTCAAGGGCGGCGTGCGCGTGAGTACCGAGGAGACCCACACCGGCGCCCAGGTCGAAGCCGACGTCCCCACCGCCACCAGGATCCTGCGCGAGGGACTCGAAGCATGGCTGCGCGAGCTGAAGGCGACCGCCGAAGTGCCCGCCCACAACCGGCTGCGGTGA